In Paenarthrobacter sp. GOM3, a single window of DNA contains:
- a CDS encoding tyrosine-protein phosphatase: MAVLNLRPLAGGRILRGSQPFGLDAAATSGFLAEHGIQAIVDLRSELERSLVPWLVGGVGTASGSITSPDVAGPDDGGVLAAVVPPDVELINNPLDPNAVAGSLQAVETAKDLGELYLGWVRLRPEWVADALRPVARGKRTLVHCSLGKDRTGVVSAIGLLATGGTEDQVVADYTATTANLPGVLEVMAETWRLSVPSTPASYFSPDLMILQSPEAAMRHFLAGFAHEFGDVRGFLKDAGLTADEVQALRNGH, from the coding sequence ATGGCTGTGCTCAACCTGCGTCCTCTGGCCGGTGGCCGGATACTCAGGGGGAGCCAGCCGTTCGGACTGGATGCCGCAGCCACGTCCGGATTCCTGGCGGAGCACGGCATCCAAGCCATCGTGGACCTGCGGAGCGAACTTGAGCGCTCTTTGGTCCCGTGGCTCGTGGGTGGTGTCGGAACTGCTTCGGGCAGCATCACGTCGCCGGACGTGGCCGGGCCCGACGACGGCGGTGTACTTGCCGCCGTCGTCCCGCCCGACGTGGAGCTCATCAACAATCCGCTGGACCCGAATGCCGTGGCCGGGTCGCTGCAGGCTGTTGAAACGGCCAAGGACCTCGGTGAGCTGTATCTGGGGTGGGTCCGGTTGCGGCCGGAGTGGGTAGCCGACGCGCTGCGGCCCGTAGCCCGCGGCAAGCGCACCCTGGTGCATTGTTCGTTGGGTAAGGACAGGACGGGAGTGGTGTCCGCCATTGGCCTGCTGGCAACGGGCGGCACCGAGGACCAAGTGGTGGCGGACTACACGGCAACCACCGCCAACCTGCCCGGAGTCCTGGAGGTCATGGCTGAAACGTGGCGCCTGAGCGTGCCCTCAACACCTGCCAGTTATTTCAGCCCGGACCTCATGATCCTGCAAAGTCCGGAGGCAGCCATGAGGCATTTCCTGGCCGGCTTCGCGCACGAGTTCGGGGATGTCCGCGGTTTCCTGAAGGACGCGGGCCTCACCGCCGACGAGGTCCAAGCGCTCCGCAACGGCCACTAA
- a CDS encoding HAD-IIA family hydrolase — MAEESTPHTSASVYRNGHEIECWLTDMDGVLVHENQAIPGAAELIQRWVDTSKRFLVLTNNSIFTPRDLAARLRASGLEVPEENIWTSALATAQFLKDQVQSSDSGNRAYTIGEAGLTTALHEAGFILTDTDPDFVVLGETRTYSFEAITMAVRHILAGARFIATNPDATGPSKDGPMPATGAIAAMITKATGREPYIVGKPNPMMFRSAMNQIDAHSETTAMIGDRMDTDIVAGMEAGLHTVLVLSGITQREEIVSFPFRPNQILNSVADLKSQI, encoded by the coding sequence ATGGCAGAAGAATCCACGCCCCACACGTCCGCGTCGGTTTACCGGAACGGTCACGAGATCGAATGTTGGCTCACGGACATGGACGGCGTCCTGGTCCATGAAAACCAGGCGATCCCCGGCGCAGCCGAGCTCATCCAGCGCTGGGTCGACACCTCCAAGCGGTTCCTGGTCCTGACCAACAACTCCATCTTCACCCCGCGCGACCTCGCAGCCCGCCTCCGGGCGTCCGGACTGGAAGTACCTGAGGAAAACATCTGGACGTCGGCCCTGGCCACCGCCCAGTTCCTCAAGGACCAGGTTCAGTCATCGGACTCGGGCAACCGGGCGTACACCATCGGCGAGGCCGGCCTCACCACTGCGCTGCATGAGGCCGGGTTCATCCTCACCGACACCGACCCCGATTTCGTGGTCCTCGGTGAGACCCGCACCTACTCCTTCGAAGCGATCACCATGGCCGTTCGCCACATCCTGGCCGGCGCCCGCTTCATTGCGACCAACCCGGACGCTACGGGCCCCTCCAAGGACGGCCCCATGCCGGCAACCGGAGCCATCGCGGCGATGATCACCAAAGCCACCGGGCGTGAGCCGTACATTGTTGGCAAGCCGAACCCCATGATGTTCCGCTCGGCAATGAACCAGATCGACGCGCACTCCGAGACCACCGCAATGATCGGTGACCGCATGGACACAGACATCGTTGCGGGCATGGAAGCGGGCCTTCACACGGTCCTGGTGCTCAGCGGCATCACCCAGCGCGAGGAAATCGTGTCCTTCCCGTTCCGGCCAAACCAGATCCTCAACTCCGTGGCCGATCTCAAGAGCCAAATCTAG
- a CDS encoding TrmH family RNA methyltransferase: MTDLPPNTALPAPAEDPTGTTHDGEAEAKPEVGVGPWEGELPEGEHWDPDLLRDGDRRNVVDQYRYWKHEAIVADLDSKRHEFHIAIENWQHDLNIGTVVRTANAFLAKEVHIIGRRRWNRRGAMVTDRYQHVRHHPTVEDFVQWAEGEGLAVIGIDIFPDSVPLETYDLPKKCVLVFGQEGPGLTPEVHDAAVATLSIEQFGSTRSMNAASAAAIAMHAWVRRHVFQQPVS, encoded by the coding sequence GTGACTGACCTTCCCCCCAACACTGCCCTGCCCGCCCCTGCCGAGGACCCCACCGGGACGACGCATGATGGCGAGGCAGAAGCTAAACCGGAGGTCGGCGTCGGGCCCTGGGAAGGCGAATTGCCCGAAGGTGAGCACTGGGACCCGGACCTGTTGAGGGACGGCGACCGGCGCAACGTGGTGGACCAGTACCGGTACTGGAAGCACGAAGCCATCGTCGCGGACCTCGATTCCAAGCGCCACGAATTCCACATCGCCATCGAGAACTGGCAGCACGACCTCAACATCGGCACAGTGGTGCGGACCGCCAACGCGTTCCTCGCCAAGGAGGTCCACATCATTGGACGACGCCGGTGGAACCGTCGCGGGGCCATGGTCACCGATCGCTACCAGCACGTCCGCCACCACCCCACCGTTGAGGATTTTGTCCAGTGGGCCGAGGGGGAGGGGCTGGCGGTCATCGGCATCGACATCTTCCCGGATTCCGTGCCGCTGGAAACCTACGACCTCCCGAAGAAGTGCGTCCTGGTGTTCGGACAGGAAGGCCCCGGCCTCACACCCGAAGTGCATGACGCCGCCGTCGCAACGCTGTCCATTGAGCAGTTTGGGTCCACACGTTCCATGAACGCGGCGTCGGCCGCGGCGATCGCCATGCACGCCTGGGTCCGCCGGCACGTGTTCCAGCAGCCGGTGTCCTGA
- the fbaA gene encoding class II fructose-bisphosphate aldolase: MPIATPEIYSEMIDRAKAGGFAFPAVNVTSSQTLNAAIRGFAEAESDGIIQVSTGGAAYWSGASVKDMVAGSLGFAAFAREVAKNYNVNIALHTDHCPQDKLADFVLPLLAASEEAVKAGKDPIFNSHMWDGSHETLEENLRIGRDLLQRAAAAKIILEVEIGTVGGEEDGVENEINEKLYTTTEDALATIEALGAGENGRYLTALTFGNVHGVYKPGNVKLRPELLKQIQAEAGAKIGKENPFDLVFHGGSGSTEQEIADAVSYGVIKMNIDTDTQYAFTRPVAGHMFSNYDGVLKVDGEMGNKKTYDPRVWGASAEAGMAARIVEAAQQLGSVGKTF; encoded by the coding sequence ATGCCCATTGCAACCCCAGAGATTTACTCCGAGATGATCGATCGTGCGAAGGCTGGCGGTTTCGCTTTCCCCGCGGTGAATGTGACGTCGTCGCAGACTCTGAACGCTGCGATCCGCGGTTTCGCTGAGGCCGAATCGGACGGCATCATCCAGGTTTCCACCGGTGGTGCGGCGTACTGGTCCGGTGCTTCGGTCAAGGACATGGTGGCCGGTTCGCTCGGGTTCGCCGCGTTTGCCCGTGAAGTTGCGAAGAACTACAACGTCAACATTGCCCTGCACACGGACCACTGCCCGCAGGACAAGCTGGCGGACTTTGTCCTGCCGTTGCTGGCCGCGTCGGAGGAAGCCGTGAAGGCCGGTAAGGACCCGATCTTCAACTCGCACATGTGGGACGGTTCGCACGAGACCCTGGAAGAGAACCTGCGTATCGGCCGGGACCTTTTGCAGCGTGCTGCTGCTGCGAAGATCATCCTCGAGGTCGAGATCGGCACCGTCGGTGGCGAGGAAGATGGTGTGGAGAACGAGATCAACGAGAAGCTTTACACCACCACCGAGGATGCCCTGGCCACGATCGAGGCCCTGGGTGCCGGTGAGAACGGACGTTACCTGACGGCTTTGACGTTCGGTAACGTGCATGGCGTGTACAAGCCGGGCAACGTCAAGCTCCGCCCGGAGCTGCTCAAGCAGATCCAGGCCGAGGCGGGTGCGAAGATCGGCAAGGAAAACCCGTTCGATCTGGTCTTCCATGGCGGTTCGGGTTCCACCGAGCAGGAAATCGCTGACGCGGTGTCTTACGGTGTGATCAAGATGAACATTGACACGGATACCCAGTACGCGTTCACGCGTCCGGTGGCCGGGCACATGTTCTCCAACTACGACGGCGTGCTGAAGGTCGATGGCGAGATGGGCAACAAGAAGACCTATGACCCGCGCGTGTGGGGTGCTTCGGCCGAAGCCGGCATGGCCGCTCGGATTGTCGAAGCAGCCCAGCAGCTCGGATCGGTCGGCAAGACCTTCTAA
- a CDS encoding DUF3151 domain-containing protein, whose translation MSDEFRKNLMGPEPTLLPAENEIYQHLALGKEALDLVAQNPTSSLLWAILAEEAWAEGRTIESYAYARVGYHRGLDSLRRNGWRGVGPIPWEHEPNQGFLRALYALGRAASAIGEAEEPERIEKFLNDSDPKAKAALEAR comes from the coding sequence ATGTCCGACGAATTCCGTAAGAATCTGATGGGGCCGGAGCCCACGCTCCTGCCCGCCGAAAACGAGATCTACCAGCACCTGGCCCTCGGCAAGGAAGCACTGGACCTCGTAGCGCAGAACCCCACGTCGTCACTCCTGTGGGCCATCCTCGCGGAGGAAGCCTGGGCGGAGGGCCGGACCATCGAGTCCTACGCCTACGCCCGCGTCGGCTACCACCGCGGCCTGGATTCCCTGCGCCGCAACGGGTGGCGCGGCGTCGGACCCATCCCGTGGGAGCACGAGCCCAACCAGGGCTTCCTGCGTGCGCTCTACGCGCTGGGACGGGCCGCGTCGGCCATCGGCGAAGCTGAAGAGCCTGAGCGGATCGAGAAGTTCCTGAACGACTCGGACCCCAAGGCCAAGGCAGCGCTCGAAGCCCGCTAG
- a CDS encoding uracil-DNA glycosylase, whose amino-acid sequence MQELATESPEDILWNRRYEPRIAEVNELCDAIKEQKPGSEVLYIDPAHSMDDCRIVSLFSNQRTTSGEGFITPGDEEAATRMLGMQWQLGLRPELMMPWNAYPWIEPNEEPGKLTPANITEGLKPLLRLLQLLPRTSALVAHGNEAHRLADQLMKAAPASIARRGFKTFKVRSLGGRSFAGTPARQQEYLDAIHGAYAEAMARTGIPRKA is encoded by the coding sequence ATGCAAGAACTGGCGACTGAATCACCCGAAGACATCCTCTGGAACCGCCGCTACGAACCGCGCATCGCCGAGGTCAACGAGCTCTGCGACGCCATCAAGGAGCAGAAGCCGGGCAGCGAGGTCCTCTACATCGACCCCGCCCACAGCATGGATGACTGCCGCATCGTCAGCCTTTTCTCCAACCAGCGCACCACCTCCGGCGAGGGTTTCATCACCCCCGGCGACGAGGAAGCAGCCACCCGCATGCTCGGCATGCAGTGGCAGCTGGGTCTCCGTCCCGAGCTCATGATGCCGTGGAACGCGTACCCGTGGATCGAGCCCAACGAGGAACCGGGCAAGCTCACGCCCGCCAACATCACCGAGGGACTCAAGCCGTTGCTTCGTCTCCTCCAGCTCCTGCCGCGCACCTCCGCGCTGGTGGCGCACGGCAATGAGGCCCACCGCCTCGCCGACCAGCTCATGAAGGCCGCACCGGCCAGCATCGCCCGCCGTGGCTTCAAGACCTTCAAGGTCCGTTCGCTCGGTGGCCGCTCCTTCGCCGGCACCCCGGCACGCCAGCAGGAATACCTGGACGCCATCCACGGCGCCTATGCCGAGGCCATGGCCCGCACGGGTATCCCGCGCAAGGCCTAG
- a CDS encoding SipW-dependent-type signal peptide-containing protein encodes MLRPVDADIHLGGTMFAQETTTAETGQRRRKAPKVRAILAGGLVLGVGAAITLAAWNDSEFAQGTFTAGAFNLEGSTDGSTYGENPVATPATLGFTANPVNLAPGDVVTAPFAVRLDDATTSNATVTVSTQSSTGGLIGLTYSLTRSTAFGCGEAVTGTLITAGQALGTTPGSVTFALTQGAGTDPGAPVNLCFRITADDDLVQSQTGSTTWEFAAQSQ; translated from the coding sequence ATGTTGAGACCCGTCGACGCCGACATTCATCTTGGGGGAACGATGTTCGCACAGGAAACAACCACAGCGGAAACCGGCCAGCGCCGCAGGAAGGCGCCGAAAGTCAGGGCAATTCTGGCTGGCGGCCTGGTTCTTGGAGTGGGCGCGGCCATCACCCTGGCAGCCTGGAACGACTCCGAATTTGCCCAAGGCACCTTCACCGCCGGAGCTTTCAACCTTGAGGGCAGCACGGACGGATCCACTTACGGCGAGAACCCGGTGGCCACGCCCGCAACGCTTGGCTTCACGGCGAACCCTGTCAACCTGGCTCCGGGCGACGTCGTCACAGCCCCCTTCGCAGTCAGGCTTGACGACGCCACCACCAGCAACGCGACGGTTACCGTTTCCACCCAGTCCTCAACGGGCGGCCTGATAGGCCTGACATATTCACTCACGCGGTCGACGGCGTTCGGTTGCGGCGAAGCGGTAACAGGCACCCTGATTACGGCCGGCCAGGCTCTGGGCACGACGCCGGGCAGTGTCACCTTCGCGCTGACCCAAGGCGCGGGCACCGACCCGGGCGCACCAGTCAACCTATGCTTCCGGATCACGGCCGATGACGACCTGGTCCAATCCCAAACCGGGAGCACCACCTGGGAATTCGCCGCGCAATCGCAGTAA
- a CDS encoding SipW-dependent-type signal peptide-containing protein: protein MGRRQAATKPGTAFSRLRALLAGALVLGVGASVTLASWTDSDFAAGSFGASVFQTESNATKPYDALATWSANDVSPGATLVFTASAMSPGTVVYAPFAIRTKAASVAGEVVLGTPAVTSSGTGNADLGAALRYRVVRSATCQASAFTGTPAFVVGSDGAKPLTQGQAAGVVNPLAAASATLPGAPTQFCFEVTLPAGANTALQGQTATAIWQFTATSSS from the coding sequence ATGGGTCGCCGACAAGCCGCAACCAAGCCGGGCACAGCCTTCTCCCGCCTCCGTGCGCTCCTTGCAGGGGCATTGGTGCTGGGAGTGGGCGCTTCCGTGACGTTGGCATCCTGGACTGACAGCGATTTCGCTGCGGGCTCTTTCGGCGCGAGCGTGTTCCAAACGGAGTCGAACGCCACCAAACCGTACGACGCCCTCGCAACCTGGAGTGCCAACGACGTCTCCCCAGGAGCCACGCTGGTTTTCACCGCCTCCGCCATGAGTCCCGGAACAGTGGTCTACGCACCGTTCGCCATACGGACCAAAGCCGCGTCCGTTGCCGGCGAAGTGGTACTCGGAACGCCGGCCGTGACCAGCAGTGGGACGGGAAACGCGGACTTGGGGGCGGCCCTTCGCTATCGGGTGGTCCGTTCGGCAACGTGCCAGGCGTCCGCTTTCACCGGAACGCCGGCCTTTGTGGTGGGCAGCGACGGCGCCAAGCCGTTGACGCAAGGGCAAGCGGCCGGCGTCGTGAATCCCCTCGCGGCGGCCTCGGCAACCCTCCCGGGCGCGCCGACCCAATTCTGCTTCGAGGTCACCCTGCCCGCGGGCGCCAACACCGCCCTCCAAGGCCAGACCGCCACGGCCATCTGGCAGTTCACGGCGACCTCCAGCTCATGA